The proteins below are encoded in one region of Rhodoluna lacicola:
- the iolD gene encoding 3D-(3,5/4)-trihydroxycyclohexane-1,2-dione acylhydrolase (decyclizing), producing MATRRMSVSQAIVEFLAHQYTVDGDIRVRTIEGVYGIFGHGNVAGIGQALKQLSVTNPKMMPFHQARNEQAMGHESIAFSRMTRRRSTFACAASVGPGAANMLTAAAVATTNRLPVLLLPSDTFANRVADPVLQQLEQPNDASLTVNDAFKPLSRFFDRVTRPEQIYSALLGAMRVLTDPVETGAVTISLPEDVQAEEIDVPEEFLADREWHIRRPRPDRGIIAEVAKAIRGAKSPMIIAGGGVIYSDANTDLRKFVEQTGIPVGMSQAGVGSLVWDHAQNLGAVGATGTTAANRIAAEADVIIGIGTRYSDFTTASRTAFQNPKVKFININVASFDAFKHGSAIPVVADARESINELAEELAGYRVAADYETEYTKQKSIWDAAVDAAFEDQKRDLPGQPEIIGAVQAASDPRDVVICAAGSLPGDLHKLWRVRDDLGYHVEYAFSCMGYEIAAGLGVARADKTRDAIVMVGDGSYLMMHSELVTAVAERLKFITVLIQNHGYASIGHLSEDVGSQRYGTKYRYRDEAGNNHETGDLLPIDLAANAESYGVKVIRVEPGPSSISDLKAAVKKAKAHTGGPVLIHINNDPLIYAPDGEGWWDVPVMPISDLDSTKRAYVGYDKAKQKQKLLLGNGAADRK from the coding sequence ATGGCAACTCGCAGAATGTCTGTAAGTCAGGCAATAGTTGAATTCCTAGCCCACCAGTACACCGTCGACGGCGACATCCGTGTGCGCACCATCGAGGGTGTCTACGGAATCTTTGGTCATGGCAACGTTGCTGGTATTGGTCAGGCGCTAAAACAACTTTCTGTCACCAATCCAAAGATGATGCCATTTCACCAAGCTCGCAACGAGCAGGCCATGGGGCATGAGTCCATCGCTTTCTCACGAATGACTCGTCGTCGTTCAACATTTGCCTGTGCGGCTTCGGTGGGCCCTGGTGCAGCAAACATGCTCACCGCTGCGGCAGTGGCAACAACCAACCGCCTGCCGGTTTTACTTTTGCCCTCAGATACTTTCGCAAATCGCGTTGCTGACCCGGTGTTGCAGCAGTTGGAGCAACCAAACGATGCAAGCTTGACTGTGAATGATGCCTTCAAGCCACTGTCACGATTTTTTGACCGCGTAACTCGCCCCGAGCAGATCTACTCTGCTTTGCTTGGTGCGATGCGTGTGCTTACCGACCCAGTAGAGACCGGTGCGGTGACCATTTCACTACCTGAAGATGTTCAGGCAGAAGAGATTGATGTTCCAGAGGAATTCCTAGCCGATCGCGAGTGGCACATTCGCCGCCCACGCCCGGATCGTGGCATCATCGCCGAAGTTGCCAAGGCAATCCGTGGCGCAAAGAGCCCAATGATCATTGCCGGTGGTGGAGTTATTTATTCAGATGCCAACACCGATCTGCGCAAGTTTGTTGAGCAAACTGGAATTCCGGTTGGAATGTCACAGGCGGGTGTTGGTTCGCTGGTTTGGGATCACGCACAAAACCTAGGTGCCGTTGGTGCCACCGGAACTACAGCCGCTAACCGCATTGCGGCCGAGGCCGACGTGATCATCGGCATTGGTACTCGCTACAGTGACTTCACCACCGCTAGCCGTACCGCGTTCCAGAATCCAAAAGTAAAGTTCATCAACATCAACGTTGCTTCATTTGACGCTTTCAAGCACGGCTCTGCTATTCCAGTGGTTGCCGATGCACGTGAGTCAATCAATGAACTTGCCGAAGAGCTTGCTGGCTACCGCGTAGCGGCCGATTACGAGACTGAGTACACGAAGCAGAAGTCAATCTGGGATGCAGCGGTTGATGCTGCATTTGAAGATCAAAAACGTGACCTACCTGGTCAGCCAGAAATTATCGGTGCGGTTCAAGCAGCATCTGATCCACGTGACGTCGTAATTTGCGCAGCTGGTTCGCTACCGGGTGACTTGCACAAGTTGTGGCGGGTGCGTGACGACCTTGGTTACCACGTTGAGTATGCGTTTTCTTGCATGGGCTACGAAATTGCAGCAGGACTAGGTGTTGCGCGTGCCGACAAGACTCGCGATGCGATCGTGATGGTTGGCGACGGCTCTTACCTAATGATGCACAGCGAACTAGTGACCGCGGTTGCAGAACGTTTGAAGTTCATCACCGTGCTGATTCAAAACCACGGTTACGCGTCTATCGGGCACCTTTCTGAGGACGTTGGTTCGCAAAGGTACGGAACCAAGTACCGCTACCGCGATGAGGCTGGCAACAATCACGAAACTGGTGACCTGCTGCCAATCGACCTAGCCGCAAATGCTGAGAGCTACGGCGTCAAAGTGATTCGCGTTGAGCCCGGACCTAGCTCAATAAGCGATCTAAAGGCTGCCGTTAAGAAGGCTAAGGCGCACACCGGTGGTCCAGTTCTGATTCACATAAATAACGACCCGCTCATCTACGCACCAGAT
- the iolB gene encoding 5-deoxy-glucuronate isomerase: MNWFFKKGELSQDGWDVVVDSSIEGWQHTGLKVGTLLEGHSFHIPADGVERIIFPLEGKGLTVEYREAGESSFKTQFLNGRVSVFHGPADLIYVPVDTEVKISGDGRVAVGEAPAKNTKPVRYIKAEEVPVFVRGAGRESRQVHNFGVPETLDADRFIVVEVIVPAGNWSGVPAHKHDTYVPGVESNLEEIYYFETAVSRTVTAPANSDPVGYLRGYASDEREYDVLAEVRSGDVGLVPWGWHGPVSAAPGADLYFFNVMAGPDPDRSWNITDDPNHAWVRETWHHQDPDPRLPYTK, encoded by the coding sequence ATGAATTGGTTCTTCAAGAAGGGTGAGCTCAGCCAAGATGGCTGGGACGTAGTTGTTGACTCCTCGATAGAGGGTTGGCAGCACACCGGCCTAAAGGTCGGCACCCTGCTTGAAGGGCATTCATTTCACATCCCTGCCGACGGAGTCGAACGCATTATCTTTCCGCTCGAAGGCAAGGGTCTGACGGTTGAATATCGCGAAGCGGGCGAATCATCGTTTAAGACTCAATTCTTGAACGGCCGGGTATCGGTGTTTCACGGCCCAGCCGACTTAATTTATGTACCTGTGGACACCGAGGTAAAAATCTCTGGTGATGGACGAGTTGCCGTTGGTGAGGCTCCAGCAAAAAACACCAAGCCGGTGCGCTACATCAAGGCAGAGGAAGTGCCGGTTTTCGTTCGTGGAGCCGGTCGCGAAAGTCGCCAGGTACACAACTTTGGCGTTCCTGAAACTTTAGATGCCGACCGCTTCATCGTGGTTGAGGTAATCGTTCCGGCCGGAAACTGGTCTGGCGTGCCGGCTCACAAGCACGACACCTACGTGCCAGGCGTTGAATCAAACCTTGAAGAGATTTATTACTTTGAGACCGCTGTTTCACGCACTGTCACCGCACCCGCAAATTCTGATCCCGTTGGATACCTGCGCGGTTATGCTTCTGACGAACGCGAGTACGACGTTCTTGCAGAGGTTCGCTCAGGTGATGTGGGTCTTGTTCCTTGGGGTTGGCACGGACCTGTGTCCGCAGCGCCAGGGGCAGACCTTTACTTCTTTAATGTGATGGCAGGCCCAGACCCAGATAGAAGTTGGAACATCACCGATGATCCAAATCACGCCTGGGTTCGTGAAACCTGGCATCACCAGGATCCAGATCCAAGACTTCCTTACACAAAATAG
- a CDS encoding CoA-acylating methylmalonate-semialdehyde dehydrogenase — protein MSNLPVVPHWINGQEVSGKPDHVVLVTDPALGIATKQVNVAGETEIEAAFASAQAAFPKWRDMSQARKQAIMFKFRELLNERKHECAALITEEHGKVLDDALGEVTRGQEVVEFATGMPHLLKGMFTENASSGVDVYSIRQALGVVGIISPFNFPAMVPMWFFPIAIAAGNTVVVKPSEKVPSATLWMAKLWKEAGLPDGVFNVLNGNRSTVQAMLEDQRIKAISFVGSTPVAKYIYEEGSKHGKRVQALGGAKNHALILPDADLDLVADSMINAGFGSAGERCMAISVAVAVEPIADDLIAKIVERMGKLRTGDGRRGCDMGPLVTKEHRDKVAGYIEIAEKDGGRIIVDGRKQNFDGDENGFWLGPTLIDNVPLTSKAYKDEIFGPVLNVVRVKSYDEGVKLINDGEYGNGVAIFTNDGGAARRFQNEIEVGMVGINVPIPVPVAYYSFGGWKNSAFGDTKAHGVEGVKFFTREKTMTSRWLDPSHGGINLGFPQN, from the coding sequence ATGAGCAATCTACCTGTAGTCCCACACTGGATTAATGGCCAGGAAGTTTCAGGAAAGCCTGATCACGTTGTTTTAGTTACCGATCCAGCCCTTGGTATCGCAACCAAGCAGGTAAACGTAGCCGGAGAAACTGAGATCGAAGCTGCTTTTGCAAGTGCGCAAGCTGCTTTTCCAAAGTGGCGCGACATGTCACAGGCCCGCAAGCAGGCGATCATGTTTAAGTTCCGCGAACTTCTAAACGAGCGCAAGCACGAGTGTGCCGCTCTAATCACAGAGGAGCACGGCAAGGTTCTTGACGATGCTCTGGGCGAAGTTACTCGTGGCCAGGAGGTCGTTGAGTTTGCTACCGGCATGCCTCATCTTTTGAAAGGCATGTTTACCGAGAACGCTTCATCGGGTGTAGATGTTTACTCAATTCGCCAGGCACTTGGCGTTGTAGGAATCATTTCTCCATTCAACTTCCCAGCCATGGTGCCAATGTGGTTCTTCCCAATTGCTATTGCTGCTGGAAACACTGTTGTAGTGAAGCCATCAGAGAAGGTGCCTAGTGCAACCCTATGGATGGCAAAACTCTGGAAAGAAGCAGGATTGCCAGACGGTGTGTTCAACGTTCTAAACGGCAATCGCTCAACTGTGCAGGCCATGCTTGAAGACCAGCGAATTAAAGCAATCTCTTTCGTTGGTTCAACACCGGTGGCAAAGTACATCTATGAAGAGGGCTCAAAGCACGGCAAGCGCGTTCAGGCTCTTGGTGGCGCAAAGAACCACGCACTGATCCTTCCTGATGCTGACCTAGACCTAGTTGCTGACTCAATGATCAACGCAGGCTTTGGTTCTGCCGGTGAGCGTTGCATGGCGATCTCTGTTGCTGTTGCAGTGGAGCCAATTGCAGACGATTTGATCGCAAAGATTGTTGAGCGCATGGGCAAACTTCGCACCGGTGACGGTCGTCGTGGTTGCGACATGGGCCCATTGGTTACCAAGGAACACCGCGACAAGGTGGCTGGCTACATCGAGATAGCAGAGAAGGATGGCGGGCGAATCATCGTTGATGGTCGCAAGCAGAACTTTGACGGAGACGAGAACGGTTTCTGGCTTGGCCCAACCTTGATCGACAATGTTCCGCTAACCTCAAAGGCGTACAAAGACGAAATCTTTGGCCCTGTGCTTAACGTTGTTCGCGTAAAGAGCTACGACGAGGGTGTGAAGCTGATCAACGACGGTGAGTACGGCAACGGTGTTGCAATCTTCACCAACGATGGTGGAGCGGCGCGTCGTTTCCAGAACGAAATCGAAGTCGGCATGGTTGGTATCAACGTTCCAATCCCGGTTCCAGTTGCTTACTACTCATTTGGTGGATGGAAGAATTCGGCATTTGGTGACACTAAGGCTCACGGTGTTGAGGGCGTTAAGTTCTTCACTCGCGAGAAGACCATGACATCACGCTGGCTTGACCCAAGCCACGGTGGTATCAACCTGGGTTTCCCACAGAACTAA
- a CDS encoding class I fructose-bisphosphate aldolase yields MTLDFAKLREVRASNPEKIAEVYASRTRRDVIQGDGRLFIIAADHPARNALAVRDNPRAMENRYDLLQRLATALSRPGVDGVLGTPDIIDDLALLGCLEGKLVVGSLNRGGLRGASFEMDDRITGYDISGIIRDRLDFAKMLNRVNLGDAGTSNMLEISHKAVNEAAAAKLPIMLEPFMSEWVDGKIRNDLSTDAVINSISIANGLGNSSAYTWMKLPVVENMARVMESTTLPTLLLGGDPVGDQSDSYAAWEKALELPGVRGLVIGRSLLYPQDGNVGAAIDTAVKLVHG; encoded by the coding sequence ATGACTTTGGACTTTGCAAAGTTGCGTGAGGTTCGCGCTAGCAACCCTGAAAAAATTGCTGAGGTTTATGCTTCTCGAACTCGTCGTGACGTAATCCAGGGGGATGGCCGACTATTCATAATTGCCGCGGATCACCCGGCCCGAAATGCTTTAGCGGTTAGAGACAATCCGCGCGCCATGGAGAATCGCTACGACCTGCTGCAGCGTCTTGCCACGGCGCTGTCGCGACCAGGCGTAGATGGTGTTCTGGGAACACCTGACATCATTGATGACCTTGCACTGCTTGGTTGCCTTGAGGGCAAATTGGTCGTTGGTTCGCTAAACCGCGGTGGTCTTCGCGGAGCTTCATTTGAAATGGACGACCGGATTACCGGTTATGACATAAGCGGCATTATTCGTGACCGTCTGGACTTTGCCAAGATGTTGAACCGAGTAAATCTTGGCGATGCAGGAACTTCCAACATGCTTGAGATTTCTCACAAAGCGGTGAACGAAGCCGCCGCTGCCAAGCTGCCAATAATGCTTGAGCCGTTCATGAGTGAGTGGGTTGACGGAAAAATCCGCAACGACTTAAGCACCGATGCTGTAATCAACTCAATCAGCATCGCAAATGGTCTTGGTAATTCATCTGCTTACACCTGGATGAAGTTACCTGTTGTCGAAAACATGGCCCGAGTCATGGAATCGACCACTCTACCTACCTTGCTTTTGGGTGGAGATCCAGTTGGTGACCAAAGCGATTCATATGCGGCCTGGGAAAAAGCTCTTGAGCTACCTGGGGTTCGTGGTCTTGTTATTGGCCGCAGTCTTCTCTATCCACAAGACGGCAACGTTGGAGCCGCCATCGACACCGCCGTCAAACTAGTTCACGGCTAA
- the iolC gene encoding 5-dehydro-2-deoxygluconokinase codes for MTQNNQPYDVITIGRVSVDVYPHQVGVGLEHVTSFGKFLGGSATNVAVAAAKYGLKSAVITRTGNDPFGKFIHQELVRLGVSDEFVSGVAGLPTPVVFCEIFPPDDFPLYFYREPKAPDLVINTDELDLEAIKSAKIYWSTVTGLSQEPSRAAHFAAWDARARKQHTILDLDYRPMFWSAPELATEQVEKALAHATIAIGNKEECQVAVGETEPMRAADALLERGLEIAVVKQGPKGVLAKTRDETVEVPPYFVDVVNGLGAGDSFGGAFCYGVLQGWGLERILKFANVAGAIVASRLECSTAMPSFEEVEDIVKGMK; via the coding sequence ATGACTCAGAACAACCAGCCATACGACGTAATCACCATTGGCCGGGTGAGCGTTGACGTTTACCCGCACCAGGTGGGTGTTGGCCTCGAGCATGTCACCTCGTTTGGCAAATTCCTGGGCGGAAGCGCTACAAATGTTGCCGTTGCGGCCGCCAAATACGGTTTGAAGTCCGCTGTGATAACTCGCACCGGGAACGACCCGTTTGGTAAGTTCATCCACCAAGAGTTGGTTCGCCTAGGGGTCAGTGATGAATTCGTCTCTGGGGTAGCTGGTCTGCCAACTCCGGTCGTGTTTTGCGAAATTTTTCCACCAGACGACTTTCCACTTTATTTCTACCGCGAACCAAAGGCTCCGGATCTAGTTATCAACACCGATGAACTGGATCTTGAAGCCATCAAAAGCGCAAAAATTTACTGGTCAACTGTGACCGGCCTGAGCCAAGAGCCTTCTCGCGCCGCGCACTTTGCAGCATGGGATGCTCGGGCTCGTAAACAGCACACCATTCTTGACCTTGACTATCGACCAATGTTTTGGTCTGCACCTGAGTTGGCCACCGAGCAGGTTGAAAAGGCATTAGCTCACGCAACGATTGCCATTGGCAATAAAGAGGAATGTCAGGTTGCGGTTGGCGAGACAGAACCAATGCGTGCGGCTGATGCTTTGCTGGAGCGCGGGCTGGAGATCGCGGTCGTAAAGCAGGGCCCCAAGGGAGTGCTTGCCAAGACTCGCGATGAAACCGTAGAGGTTCCTCCTTACTTCGTTGACGTGGTTAATGGCCTTGGTGCTGGTGACAGCTTCGGCGGCGCATTTTGCTATGGAGTTTTGCAGGGTTGGGGGCTTGAGCGAATTCTTAAGTTCGCAAACGTGGCTGGCGCAATCGTGGCAAGTCGCTTGGAATGCTCTACTGCAATGCCAAGTTTCGAAGAGGTTGAAGACATTGTGAAGGGAATGAAGTAA
- a CDS encoding DUF6186 family protein has product MIPIIEYASVLMLGFAAWLFGRLRPEILAPLGDLVARLMHQRNTRIALMVVWWWLGWHFFTT; this is encoded by the coding sequence GTGATCCCGATTATTGAATATGCCTCGGTTTTGATGCTTGGCTTTGCCGCGTGGCTGTTTGGCCGCCTAAGGCCGGAGATTTTGGCACCGCTTGGGGATTTGGTGGCCAGATTGATGCATCAGCGCAACACCCGCATCGCCCTAATGGTGGTCTGGTGGTGGCTGGGGTGGCACTTCTTCACCACCTAA
- the cysK gene encoding cysteine synthase A: protein MALYNDITEAFGNTPLVRLNRVTDGAAAHVYAKLEFYNPSSSVKDRLAIAMVNAAEESGELKPGGTLIEATSGNTGIGLAMVGAARGYRVIIVMPDSMSLERKVLTRAYGAEVILTPAAEGMTGSVAKAEALGKEIPGAVLVRQFDNPAGPKIHRETTAEEIWKDTDGKVAALVAGSGTGGTITGTGRRLKELNPEIKVYAVQPAASPLLTGGQAAGHPIAGIGPNFIPSILDTTVYDEVISIANSDAFEWSRRVGAEEGILAGISSGAAVKAAVDVAHKPEFAGKIVVVIIPSFGERYLSTTLYRDIQEEFNPTN from the coding sequence ATGGCTCTTTACAACGACATCACCGAAGCATTTGGCAACACCCCTTTGGTACGCCTAAACCGCGTGACCGATGGCGCGGCTGCACACGTTTACGCAAAGCTTGAGTTCTACAACCCTTCGAGTTCAGTCAAGGACCGCCTGGCTATTGCGATGGTAAATGCAGCCGAGGAATCCGGAGAACTGAAGCCTGGCGGAACGCTGATTGAGGCAACTTCAGGAAACACGGGAATTGGTCTGGCAATGGTTGGTGCCGCCCGCGGTTACCGAGTAATTATTGTGATGCCAGATTCTATGAGCCTTGAGCGCAAAGTGCTTACTCGCGCATATGGTGCCGAAGTAATTCTTACTCCGGCAGCCGAGGGTATGACCGGGTCTGTTGCCAAGGCAGAAGCTCTTGGTAAAGAGATCCCGGGTGCAGTTTTGGTTCGCCAGTTCGATAACCCTGCCGGCCCAAAGATTCACCGCGAAACCACAGCTGAAGAAATTTGGAAAGACACCGATGGCAAAGTCGCCGCTTTGGTTGCTGGTTCCGGAACCGGCGGAACCATCACAGGAACTGGCCGTCGCCTGAAAGAACTCAACCCAGAAATCAAGGTTTATGCTGTTCAGCCGGCCGCATCACCTCTACTTACCGGCGGTCAGGCAGCCGGTCACCCAATTGCCGGAATCGGACCAAACTTCATTCCAAGCATCCTTGACACCACCGTTTACGACGAAGTTATTTCGATTGCTAACAGCGATGCATTCGAGTGGTCTCGCCGCGTTGGTGCCGAAGAAGGCATCCTTGCGGGCATTTCCTCTGGTGCAGCTGTAAAGGCTGCAGTTGATGTAGCCCACAAACCTGAATTTGCTGGCAAGATTGTTGTAGTAATCATCCCGTCATTTGGTGAGCGTTATCTATCGACAACTCTTTACCGTGACATTCAAGAGGAATTCAACCCAACTAATTGA
- the cysE gene encoding serine O-acetyltransferase has protein sequence MIRIREDIQAGLAKDPATRSALELFLTSPGLHALWSHQVAHLLWKWGWHIPARMHSQWTRFWTGIEIHPGATIGRRVVIDHGMGVVIGETAIVGDDVLIYHGVTLGGKINDRVKRHPTIGNNVLLGAGAKIIGDIEIGDGAMIGANAVVTKNVPAGAVIVGPQIKPIN, from the coding sequence TTGATACGTATAAGAGAAGACATCCAAGCCGGCTTGGCAAAAGATCCAGCCACAAGATCGGCTCTTGAGCTTTTCTTAACTTCACCGGGCTTGCATGCCCTTTGGTCCCACCAAGTAGCCCACCTACTTTGGAAGTGGGGTTGGCACATTCCAGCCCGGATGCATTCCCAGTGGACTCGGTTTTGGACCGGAATCGAAATTCATCCCGGGGCAACGATCGGCCGTCGCGTAGTGATTGACCACGGCATGGGCGTGGTGATTGGTGAAACTGCAATCGTTGGTGATGACGTTTTGATCTATCACGGCGTAACCCTGGGTGGAAAAATCAATGATCGAGTGAAGCGCCACCCAACAATTGGCAACAACGTGTTACTGGGTGCGGGCGCAAAAATCATCGGTGATATTGAAATTGGTGACGGAGCAATGATTGGCGCTAACGCCGTAGTTACCAAGAACGTGCCCGCAGGCGCTGTGATTGTTGGCCCGCAAATCAAGCCGATTAATTAG